From a single Loxodonta africana isolate mLoxAfr1 chromosome 9, mLoxAfr1.hap2, whole genome shotgun sequence genomic region:
- the LOC100655907 gene encoding N-acetyllactosaminide alpha-1,3-galactosyltransferase-like 1, producing MFHRFEEQYLKQFIRSADKHFVPGYNVIFYIMMDEPSRLPRIELGPLRTFKLRAIFYENTWQDINLIFMKNLGVFILSHMQHEVNFLFVMAINQIFKNDFGVETLGKSVAQLHAWWYFKNANNFPYERNFKSAAFIPFGQGDFYYHSAIFGGTPEEVLKLTEENQKGIIHDTKKELTSIYESHLNKYFFLHKPTTLLSPEYNWDPNFHTPPQIKHIKIAWQSEKVQ from the coding sequence atGTTTCACAGGTTTGAAGAGCAATACCTGAAACAGTTCATACGATCTGCCGATAAGCACTTTGTGCCTGGCTACAATGTTATCTTTTACATCATGATGGATGAGCCTTCCAGGCTACCTCGCATAGAGTTAGGTCCTCTTCGGACATTTAAACTACGTGCAATATTCTATGAAAACACATGGCAAGACATTAATCTCATATTCATGAAGAATTTAGGTGTGTTCATCTTAAGCCACATGCAGCATGAAGTCAACTTTCTTTTCGTTATGGCTATAAACCAGATCTTTAAGAATGACTTTGGAGTAGAAACCCTGGGAAAGTCGGTAGCTCAACTCCATGCATGGTGGTATTTTAAAAATGCTAACAATTTTCCTTATGAGAGAAATTTCAAATCGGCAGCTTTCATTCCCTTTGGACAGGGAGATTTCTATTATCATAGTGCAATTTTTGGTGGGACTCCCGAGGAAGTTTTAAAActcactgaagaaaatcaaaaaggaattATTCATGACACCAAAAAAGAACTTACCAGCATATATGAAAGCCACctaaacaaatatttttttctccataaaCCCACTACACTGTTATCACCAGAATACAATTGGGATCCAAATTTTCATACCCCTCCACAAATTAAACATATTAAGATAGCATGGCAGTCAGAAAAGGTTCAATGA